The proteins below are encoded in one region of Patescibacteria group bacterium:
- the miaB gene encoding tRNA (N6-isopentenyl adenosine(37)-C2)-methylthiotransferase MiaB has protein sequence MKYYHIIAFGCQMNKSDAERLAAILEGLGYQKTDNEKSADLIAVVACSVRQSAVDRIYGKIKIWNKLKKNKKIVTLLTGCVLKSDQKKLSQSFDLIFDIKNLNKLPKLLKKERPISSDYFSVTPKYQSKFQAYVPISTGCNNYCTYCVVPYARGPEISRPAKEIINEVKSLINSGYKETTLLGQNVNSYYSENYNFPKLLKTINDLPGNFWLNFVTSHPKDLSDELIKIMANGKKICQYMHLPVQAGDNKVLKAMNRHYTSVHYKNLIKKIRKAMPDIAISTDIIVGFPKETKAQFNNTAKLMKQINFDMAYLAEYSPRPGTAAAKLEDNVPAAEKSRRWKILNEILKKSALKNNKNYLKKIVEVLINNHDKGYFYGKTKTFKTVKIKKSPNIKIGDIIKVKIIKAADFCLEGVRLE, from the coding sequence ATGAAATATTATCACATTATTGCATTTGGGTGTCAGATGAACAAGTCAGATGCCGAACGCTTAGCCGCGATTCTGGAAGGCTTGGGTTATCAAAAAACTGATAACGAAAAATCGGCTGACTTAATTGCTGTTGTCGCCTGCTCGGTCCGACAGAGTGCCGTTGACCGTATTTACGGAAAAATAAAAATTTGGAATAAACTTAAAAAGAACAAGAAAATCGTCACTCTATTGACCGGTTGTGTCTTAAAATCAGACCAAAAAAAATTAAGTCAATCGTTTGATTTAATTTTTGATATCAAAAACCTGAATAAACTACCTAAATTACTGAAAAAAGAGAGGCCTATCTCATCCGACTATTTTTCTGTTACCCCCAAATACCAATCTAAATTCCAGGCCTACGTGCCGATTTCAACCGGTTGCAACAATTATTGCACATATTGTGTTGTACCATATGCTCGAGGCCCGGAAATCTCACGGCCGGCCAAAGAAATTATTAATGAAGTGAAGTCACTAATCAACAGCGGTTATAAAGAAACAACGCTTTTGGGCCAGAATGTTAACAGCTATTATTCCGAGAATTATAATTTTCCGAAATTATTAAAAACTATTAATGATTTGCCTGGAAATTTTTGGCTTAATTTCGTTACCTCCCACCCGAAAGATCTATCCGATGAATTAATAAAAATAATGGCTAACGGCAAAAAAATCTGCCAATACATGCATTTGCCAGTTCAGGCTGGCGACAATAAGGTTTTAAAAGCTATGAATCGCCATTATACATCCGTACATTATAAAAATTTGATCAAAAAAATAAGAAAAGCTATGCCCGACATTGCTATTTCTACAGATATTATCGTTGGCTTTCCCAAAGAAACCAAGGCACAATTCAATAATACGGCAAAACTGATGAAACAGATTAATTTTGATATGGCATATCTCGCCGAATATTCGCCTCGGCCCGGCACTGCAGCCGCGAAGCTGGAAGATAATGTGCCGGCGGCAGAAAAATCTCGCCGATGGAAAATTCTAAATGAAATCTTAAAAAAATCAGCCTTAAAAAATAATAAAAATTACTTGAAAAAAATAGTTGAAGTATTGATTAATAACCATGATAAAGGTTACTTCTACGGCAAAACCAAAACCTTTAAAACCGTAAAAATTAAAAAATCACCGAATATAAAAATCGGCGATATTATAAAAGTTAAAATTATCAAAGCAGCTGATTTCTGTTTAGAGGGCGTTCGACTTGAATAA
- a CDS encoding four helix bundle protein — MPKTSRFTLGAKIDSTFVEVIELIFTAGNLPKDKKLPYVQKAVSRFDLLKFFLQIAWLIKSLDNKKYLAISEPLNEIGKMLGGWHRNLLKETSPELNREKK; from the coding sequence TTGCCCAAAACATCACGCTTTACTTTGGGTGCAAAAATTGATTCGACATTCGTCGAAGTAATCGAGTTAATTTTTACCGCCGGAAATTTACCCAAAGACAAGAAATTGCCTTATGTGCAAAAAGCAGTCAGCCGATTTGACTTGCTAAAATTTTTTCTCCAAATTGCCTGGCTAATCAAGTCGCTGGATAACAAAAAATATCTGGCTATCTCTGAACCGCTTAATGAAATTGGTAAAATGCTTGGCGGTTGGCACCGTAATTTATTAAAAGAAACTTCTCCCGAGCTGAATCGGGAGAAGAAATGA
- a CDS encoding reverse transcriptase domain-containing protein, producing MIGRVFKAGGGQLKEEFFIKIKLDIKFSQITDLENLLEAWREFLKGKKKKPDVALFQRNLIDNIFSLRDDLISRTYRHGAYQAFNISDPKPRNIHKATVRDRVLHRAIYRQLYSFFDRIFIASSFSCRLGKGTHRGLKYFQSNGYKVSKNNTRTAWILKCDIKKFFASVDHKALLKILAQYITDQDVLWLLKETVGSFENKPKIGLPLGNLTSQLFANVYLNEFDQFVKHNLKVKYYLRYADDFVLLSEDKNWLEGQIPHLKTFLSERLRLTMHPRKIFLKTLASGVDFLGWVNFFHHRVVRTSTKKKLTKRIKANPTKETIASYLGLLSHGNTYKLKKKIRLADKFKKDGA from the coding sequence ATGATTGGAAGGGTATTTAAAGCGGGGGGGGGGCAATTAAAGGAAGAATTTTTCATAAAAATTAAGTTAGATATTAAATTTAGTCAAATTACCGATTTAGAGAATTTACTCGAAGCCTGGCGAGAGTTTTTAAAGGGTAAAAAGAAAAAACCTGATGTTGCGCTGTTTCAAAGGAATTTAATAGACAATATTTTTTCTTTACGCGACGATTTAATTAGCCGTACCTACAGGCACGGCGCTTATCAAGCTTTTAATATTTCTGATCCTAAGCCAAGAAATATTCATAAAGCCACGGTGCGCGACAGGGTTTTACACCGTGCTATCTATCGTCAGCTTTATTCATTTTTTGATCGAATCTTTATCGCCAGTTCGTTTTCTTGTCGTCTTGGCAAAGGAACGCATCGAGGGCTTAAATATTTTCAATCCAATGGTTATAAAGTGAGTAAAAATAATACCAGAACCGCTTGGATCTTAAAATGCGATATTAAGAAATTTTTCGCTAGCGTTGACCATAAAGCCTTGCTTAAAATTTTAGCCCAATATATTACCGATCAAGATGTTTTATGGTTGCTCAAAGAGACTGTTGGCAGTTTTGAGAACAAGCCAAAAATAGGATTGCCGTTAGGCAATTTAACTTCGCAACTTTTTGCCAACGTTTATCTTAACGAATTTGACCAATTTGTAAAACATAACCTAAAAGTTAAATATTATCTGCGCTATGCTGACGATTTTGTTTTACTCTCTGAAGATAAAAACTGGCTCGAGGGTCAGATTCCTCATCTTAAAACATTTCTTTCTGAAAGGTTACGCTTAACCATGCACCCACGAAAAATTTTTCTTAAAACCCTTGCTTCGGGTGTTGATTTTCTGGGCTGGGTTAATTTTTTCCACCATAGGGTGGTTAGGACGAGCACTAAAAAGAAGCTAACCAAGAGAATTAAAGCAAATCCGACCAAAGAAACCATTGCTTCATATTTGGGATTATTGAGCCACGGGAATACATATAAATTAAAAAAGAAAATTAGACTGGCGGATAAATTCAAAAAAGACGGTGCGTGA
- the thrS gene encoding threonine--tRNA ligase, giving the protein MSDKNKFELEVVRHSTSHLLAAAILELFPEAKFGVGPVIENGFYYDFDLPRTLTPEDLPKIEQKMRQLIKRGVKFERREVVIDEAISTFKKLNQAYKVELLEDIKKHGTTKLNGEGEHEVTTDKNNVISLYQTGNFIDLCRGPHVNSAQSLGAFKLTKIAGAYWRGNEKNKMLQRVYGVAFASQKDLDCYLTQIEEAEKRDHRRIGKDLDLFSIDDYVGPGLVLWHPKLSIVREEIEHYWRQQHRKRGYQYVYTPHIGLSNLWETSGHLETFQEGMYPSMSMAEKDIGEKTKYYIKPMNCPFHIRIYKSQLRSYRDLPMRLCELGSVYRFEKSGVLHGMLRVRGFTQDDAHIICREDQFVDEINSILDFALDINKTFGFNKLNVYLSVRDPKITDKYIKNEKTWQFTEKVLEELLTKRKIKFQKDIGGAKFYGPAIDLKAVDAMGREWQGTTIQLDMNEPTRFQMTYIDKDGKEKSPIMLHRTLLGSMERFVAILIENCGGAFPVWLSPIQVQLIPVGKNHDAVCRKLKKEFDELDLRVEVDDLNETVGYKIRKAEKNKIPYILVIGDKEKSGRNLNVRAPRLRQGSGGQGGDEVKNMTKKKFIEKIIEEINNKK; this is encoded by the coding sequence ATGAGTGATAAAAACAAATTTGAGCTCGAAGTTGTTCGCCATTCAACCAGCCACTTGCTCGCGGCTGCAATTTTAGAATTATTTCCCGAAGCTAAGTTTGGCGTTGGGCCGGTAATTGAAAATGGCTTTTATTATGATTTTGATTTGCCACGTACCTTAACGCCGGAAGATTTGCCGAAAATCGAACAAAAAATGCGCCAATTGATTAAACGCGGGGTTAAATTTGAGCGAAGAGAGGTCGTGATTGACGAGGCTATTTCTACCTTCAAAAAACTTAATCAAGCCTACAAGGTTGAACTTCTGGAAGATATCAAAAAACACGGCACCACTAAATTAAATGGAGAGGGCGAACATGAAGTGACCACGGATAAAAATAACGTCATCAGCCTTTATCAAACCGGAAATTTTATTGATTTATGCCGCGGTCCGCACGTTAATTCCGCCCAAAGCTTAGGCGCCTTTAAATTGACCAAAATTGCCGGCGCTTATTGGCGCGGCAACGAAAAAAATAAAATGCTCCAGCGCGTTTATGGCGTGGCATTTGCCAGCCAGAAAGACCTGGACTGTTATTTAACACAAATCGAAGAAGCCGAAAAACGAGACCATCGTCGCATCGGCAAAGACCTGGATTTATTCAGCATTGATGATTATGTCGGACCTGGCCTGGTGCTTTGGCATCCGAAATTATCCATTGTACGCGAAGAAATTGAACATTATTGGCGGCAGCAACATCGTAAGCGCGGCTATCAATACGTCTATACTCCTCACATTGGTCTTAGCAACCTTTGGGAAACTTCGGGCCATCTAGAGACTTTTCAAGAAGGAATGTATCCATCTATGTCTATGGCGGAAAAAGATATTGGAGAAAAAACAAAATACTATATTAAACCGATGAACTGCCCCTTTCATATCCGAATTTATAAATCACAATTGCGAAGCTATCGAGATCTACCGATGAGACTGTGTGAATTGGGTAGTGTTTACCGTTTCGAGAAATCCGGTGTTTTACATGGAATGCTAAGAGTGCGCGGCTTTACTCAAGACGATGCCCATATTATTTGTCGTGAAGATCAGTTTGTGGATGAAATTAATAGTATTCTTGATTTTGCCTTGGATATTAATAAAACTTTTGGTTTTAATAAATTGAATGTTTATTTGTCTGTTCGTGATCCAAAAATTACAGATAAATACATTAAAAATGAAAAAACTTGGCAATTCACAGAAAAAGTTTTAGAAGAATTATTGACCAAGAGAAAAATAAAGTTTCAAAAAGACATTGGCGGCGCTAAATTCTATGGTCCAGCTATTGATTTGAAGGCAGTCGACGCGATGGGCCGCGAATGGCAAGGCACGACAATCCAATTAGACATGAACGAGCCAACTCGATTCCAAATGACTTATATTGATAAAGATGGCAAAGAAAAATCTCCTATTATGCTGCACCGTACGCTTTTGGGCTCAATGGAAAGATTTGTCGCTATCTTAATCGAAAACTGCGGCGGCGCTTTCCCTGTTTGGCTCTCGCCTATCCAAGTTCAACTAATCCCGGTTGGCAAAAATCATGATGCAGTTTGCCGGAAGCTTAAAAAAGAATTTGATGAATTAGATTTACGCGTAGAAGTTGACGATTTGAATGAAACCGTTGGCTATAAAATACGTAAAGCCGAAAAAAATAAAATTCCTTATATCTTGGTTATCGGCGATAAAGAAAAATCAGGCAGAAATCTTAACGTTCGGGCTCCCCGCCTACGCCAAGGCTCCGGTGGGCAGGGCGGCGATGAGGTCAAAAATATGACCAAGAAAAAATTTATCGAAAAAATTATAGAAGAGATTAATAATAAAAAATAA